In Tenebrio molitor chromosome 8, icTenMoli1.1, whole genome shotgun sequence, a genomic segment contains:
- the LOC138137589 gene encoding uncharacterized protein, with translation MAQSFLNEDELYVPEDIIKEARSVIENLLPRKSVSLYEKEYNIFCAWRKSRNIKGVSEEVLLSYFAEKVKKYKASTLWSCYSKLKSTLLIKEQVDISKFLSLKTFLKREYSTYTPIKSNVLEREHFNKFLEDAPDKIYLLIKVALVMGIGGGCRMDELHKMKIDDIEDRDNILIIQVPETKTNKKRMFTIVDNTKIGVSKLALYKKYSDLRPANTPTKSFFLGYRNEKCTKQVVGINTFYKMPRMIAEFLKLPLPESYTGHCFRRSSATLLANTGANTLMMKRHGGWKSNSVVEGYIDESVENKKEICNRILMGTSSTKNCQGFSNELPGCSGANLIKSEDVVNFIKSKDVANENTVKCGGKVFKKCTFNFY, from the exons ATGGCCCAATCTTTCCTTAATGAAGATGAATTGTATGTTCCTGAAGATATTATTAAAGAAGCCAGAtctgttattgaaaatttattgccgcgAAAATCTGTATCGTTGTATGAAAAAGAATACAATATTTTCTGTGCCTGGAGGAAAAGCAGAAACATAAAAGGTGTATCAGAAGAAGTCCTGCTATCGTACTTCGCAGAAAAGGTAAAAAAGTATAAGGCTTCAACATTGTGGAGTTGTTATTCAAAGTTGAAGAGTACCTTACTGATCAAGGAACAAGTAGACATATCAAA atttttgagTCTGAAGACTTTCCTTAAGCGAGAATACTCAACCTACACACCgattaaatcaaatgtgttagaGAGGgaacattttaacaaatttttggagGATGCACCTGATAAGATTTACTTGTTGATAAAG GTTGCCTTGGTCATGGGAATCGGCGGAGGATGCAGAATGGATGAATtacacaaaatgaaaattgacgATATCGAAGATCGAGATAATATTCTGATAATACAAGTTCCCGAAACAAAAACGAATAAGAAGCGTATGTTTACTATTGTGGATAATACGAAAATAGGAGTTAGCAAGTTGGctttatacaaaaaatatagtgaTTTAAGACCTGCAAATACACCAACCAAGAGTTTCTTTTTGGGTTATCGCaatgaaaaatgtacaaaGCAAGTGGTGGGaattaacacattttacaAGATGCCCCGAATGATAGCGGAATTTTTAAAGCTGCCATTACCTGAATCTTACACTGGTCATTGCTTTAGGAGATCAAGTGCTACTCTTTTGGCGAACACTGGAGCTAACACGCTTATGATGAAGAGACATGGTGGCTGGAAATCGAATTCGGTTGTAGAAGGCTACATTGATGAATCAGTTGAAAATAAGAAGGAAATTTGTAACAGAATTTTGATGGGAACAAGCAGCACAAAGAATTGTCAAGGATTTTCAAACGAATTACCTGGTTGCAGTGGCGCTAACCTCATCAAAAGTGAGGATGTCGTTAACTTCATCAAAAGCAAAGATGTCGCTAACGAGAATACTGTCAAATGTGGTGGaaaagtgtttaaaaagtgcacatttaatttttattaa